The Opitutaceae bacterium genome contains a region encoding:
- a CDS encoding endonuclease/exonuclease/phosphatase family protein, which produces MLWTLSVLTFVLAVFTALPWSKRTEWWIRGADFPRTQFLVLGAALLAASILFLDTESPHTWFILVVVSLCILQQAYWILPYTPFARSEVKDAQKGARTPRLRLISANVLCPNPRRKEFLALVEREDPDLLVTLETDSSWEDLLRPIEKRLPHTLRCPLDNLYGMHLYSRWPFRDARIQFLVEKDVPSMHLLLQHPEGPEIRVHILHPAPPSPTENETSSERDAELVMVGKSTRGSRFPIIVTGDLNDVAWSRTTRLFRKLSGLLDPRIGRGFYNTFHAHWWPMRWPVDHVFHSDHFTLVELRRLPAGGSDHFPMLVELALEPGAAERQEGLSPDAEDKEQAEETLAQEQVSPGAVHRPGG; this is translated from the coding sequence ATGTTGTGGACCCTGTCTGTGCTCACCTTCGTGCTGGCGGTTTTTACCGCCCTGCCCTGGTCCAAGCGCACCGAGTGGTGGATCCGCGGGGCGGATTTCCCGAGGACGCAGTTCCTCGTCCTCGGCGCGGCGCTTCTCGCAGCGAGTATCCTTTTCCTGGATACCGAATCGCCGCACACCTGGTTTATCCTTGTGGTCGTTTCACTCTGTATTCTCCAGCAGGCGTATTGGATCCTCCCCTACACGCCGTTTGCTCGCAGCGAGGTGAAGGATGCGCAGAAAGGCGCGCGGACGCCGCGGCTTCGCCTGATCTCGGCCAACGTCCTGTGCCCCAATCCCCGACGAAAGGAGTTCCTCGCGCTCGTCGAACGCGAGGACCCGGACCTCCTCGTCACGCTCGAGACGGACTCATCCTGGGAGGACCTGCTGCGGCCCATCGAAAAGCGCCTGCCCCACACCCTGAGGTGTCCACTCGACAACCTCTACGGGATGCACCTGTACTCGCGCTGGCCATTCCGCGACGCGCGCATCCAGTTCCTGGTGGAGAAGGACGTGCCCTCGATGCACCTGTTGCTGCAGCACCCGGAGGGCCCGGAGATTCGGGTGCACATCCTGCACCCCGCCCCGCCAAGCCCCACGGAGAATGAGACCTCCTCGGAGCGCGATGCCGAACTCGTCATGGTGGGAAAGAGCACGCGCGGGTCGCGATTCCCAATCATCGTGACCGGGGACCTCAACGATGTCGCGTGGTCACGCACCACCCGCCTCTTTCGGAAACTCAGCGGCCTGCTCGATCCGCGCATCGGGCGCGGCTTCTACAACACCTTTCACGCTCATTGGTGGCCAATGCGATGGCCGGTCGATCACGTTTTCCACAGCGATCACTTCACGCTGGTTGAGCTTCGGCGCCTGCCTGCGGGCGGTTCGGATCATTTTCCGATGTTGGTTGAACTCGCCCTTGAGCCCGGCGCCGCGGAACGGCAGGAAGGCCTCTCTCCGGACGCAGAGGACAAGGAGCAGGCGGAGGAGACCCTTGCCCAAGAGCAAGTGAGCCCGGGAGCAGTGCACCGGCCCGGAGGTTGA
- a CDS encoding Na+/H+ antiporter, whose product MAFFEHALLILLLIAALAVVGRWLPWLMPITYVSGGVVAALLPGFPAVALDPDFFFLCFLPPLLFADGWLMPLREFVRAKLPILTLAIGLVVFTTVAVGLVAWALVPGLPLAMAFALGAIVSPTDAVAVNAITQRLRVPARLSTVLNGESLMNDATGLVGFKFALAAVVAGSFSFAQASGQFLLVAIGGFGVGLAVAYGVGLARDLLRRFRSAEPAVEITLSLMTPFAAYLLAEALGLSAILAVVAAGLYSGWRDPVRMDVETRRSAFTAWELLLFWLNGAAFVLLGLQSPALLAAVRGQFSTLQLIGFTGAVAGTAILARLVWVFAGMYFTRLLSGVCSSETRPATTLVIGWAGMRGTVTLAAALSIPVALPDGAPFPGRDIVIFLAFGVIVVTLLLQGTTLQALIQRLGIREEDTRAREEKLARISAVEAGLKALRALENEETAPDHAAALNQVIGEYEHRLAVLGAEGETRRSAQRRRRAGHRFRGVALQAERAAIDHLWRTDQIDDEVHRPLQQLLDHEETVLRQTTPQGEG is encoded by the coding sequence ATGGCGTTCTTCGAACACGCGCTCCTGATCCTCCTTCTCATCGCTGCACTGGCCGTAGTGGGTCGCTGGCTGCCGTGGCTGATGCCGATCACCTACGTTTCCGGCGGGGTCGTCGCTGCACTCCTCCCGGGGTTTCCCGCCGTCGCGCTCGATCCTGATTTCTTCTTCCTCTGCTTTCTGCCGCCGTTGCTGTTCGCGGACGGGTGGTTGATGCCGTTGCGGGAGTTCGTGCGGGCAAAGCTCCCCATCCTCACGCTCGCGATTGGGCTCGTTGTTTTCACCACTGTCGCGGTGGGCCTAGTGGCATGGGCGCTTGTACCCGGACTTCCGCTTGCGATGGCCTTTGCCTTGGGGGCCATCGTTTCACCGACGGACGCCGTGGCCGTCAATGCCATCACCCAGAGGCTGCGCGTGCCGGCGCGGCTCAGTACGGTGCTCAACGGCGAAAGCCTGATGAATGATGCGACGGGCCTCGTGGGCTTCAAGTTTGCGCTCGCTGCGGTCGTGGCGGGGAGTTTCTCGTTCGCACAGGCGTCCGGGCAGTTTCTCCTCGTGGCGATAGGCGGCTTTGGCGTGGGTCTCGCCGTCGCCTATGGCGTGGGCCTCGCGCGCGACCTGCTCCGCCGTTTTCGAAGCGCCGAGCCGGCCGTCGAGATCACGCTCTCGCTCATGACCCCGTTCGCCGCCTACCTGCTCGCGGAAGCGCTCGGGCTTTCCGCCATTTTGGCGGTGGTGGCGGCGGGTCTGTACTCGGGCTGGCGCGATCCCGTTCGCATGGATGTCGAGACACGGCGCAGCGCCTTCACCGCGTGGGAACTGTTGCTCTTTTGGCTCAACGGCGCGGCGTTTGTCCTGCTCGGCCTGCAATCGCCCGCGTTGCTCGCGGCCGTGCGCGGCCAGTTTTCAACCTTGCAACTGATCGGGTTCACGGGCGCCGTCGCCGGCACCGCGATTCTGGCCCGCCTCGTCTGGGTGTTCGCGGGCATGTACTTCACCCGCCTGCTCTCCGGAGTGTGTTCGAGCGAAACGCGCCCTGCCACCACTCTCGTGATCGGATGGGCCGGCATGCGAGGAACCGTCACGCTTGCGGCTGCACTTTCCATTCCAGTCGCGCTTCCCGATGGCGCGCCGTTTCCCGGGCGCGACATCGTCATCTTCCTGGCGTTTGGCGTGATCGTCGTGACCCTTCTCCTCCAGGGCACCACGCTCCAGGCGCTCATCCAGAGGCTGGGTATTCGGGAAGAGGATACACGAGCCAGGGAGGAGAAGCTCGCGCGCATCTCGGCTGTCGAAGCCGGACTCAAGGCACTGCGCGCGCTGGAGAATGAGGAGACTGCTCCTGATCACGCAGCCGCCCTAAACCAGGTCATCGGCGAGTACGAGCACCGCCTCGCCGTCCTTGGCGCCGAGGGGGAAACGCGTCGCAGTGCACAGCGCCGACGCCGGGCCGGGCACCGTTTTCGTGGGGTTGCGCTCCAGGCGGAACGCGCCGCCATCGACCACCTGTGGAGGACGGACCAGATTGACGACGAGGTGCACCGCCCGCTCCAGCAACTGCTGGATCATGAAGAGACGGTGCTGCGCCAGACCACGCCGCAGGGGGAGGGTTGA
- a CDS encoding alkaline phosphatase D family protein, producing MRLPSAFFAAVLLASASFFSFAFAYDAPPEPGVSVSRIAFGSCNTPLKPTPVWDSLLALDPHVWVWLGDTVYADDPRPEAPTAEGRARIVLDRLPWLYGRQNAIPSYAALRERARILGTWDDHDYGINDAGAEFVGKEEAQRHFMDFYGEPGDSPRRTRPGVYASYRFGPAGRTVRVILLDTRTFRSGLKSASQPRAQWIEGNPGMYAPTDDPAATVLGPDQWKWLESALRQPADVRLIVSSIQILPDDHGFEKWGNFPAERRRLLRLIKETGATGVVLLSGDRHTGELSRLDPQRETNGAEIDPGYPLYELTSSSLNRSYPTTFARALDGTQPRAVAYSHEHNRHRVGTPLVYDHFGVIAVDWEAKEGPVVSLSLHLDTGTEVLRQRVALAALKR from the coding sequence ATGAGACTCCCCTCGGCTTTCTTTGCTGCTGTCCTTCTCGCATCCGCCTCCTTCTTCTCTTTCGCGTTCGCGTACGACGCCCCTCCAGAACCCGGCGTTTCTGTGTCTCGGATTGCCTTTGGTTCCTGCAACACCCCCCTGAAGCCGACGCCCGTCTGGGACAGCCTGCTTGCACTTGACCCCCACGTGTGGGTGTGGCTCGGCGACACTGTGTACGCAGATGATCCCCGCCCGGAAGCGCCGACAGCCGAAGGACGCGCGCGGATCGTGCTCGACCGGCTGCCTTGGCTCTATGGCCGCCAGAATGCGATCCCCTCCTACGCTGCACTTCGCGAACGCGCGCGCATTCTAGGCACCTGGGATGACCACGATTACGGCATCAACGACGCCGGCGCCGAGTTCGTCGGCAAAGAGGAAGCCCAGCGCCACTTCATGGACTTTTATGGAGAGCCCGGAGACAGCCCGCGTCGCACGCGTCCGGGCGTGTACGCCTCGTATCGCTTCGGCCCGGCAGGTCGCACCGTCCGGGTGATTTTGCTCGATACACGCACCTTCCGCTCAGGCCTCAAAAGTGCCAGCCAACCGCGCGCGCAGTGGATTGAAGGTAACCCCGGCATGTACGCTCCCACCGACGATCCAGCCGCCACTGTGCTTGGTCCCGACCAGTGGAAATGGCTTGAAAGTGCGCTGCGCCAGCCAGCGGATGTTCGGTTGATCGTGAGTTCGATCCAGATTCTCCCCGACGACCATGGGTTTGAGAAGTGGGGCAATTTTCCTGCCGAGCGGCGACGCCTTCTGCGACTGATCAAGGAGACAGGTGCAACGGGTGTCGTCCTGCTTTCCGGCGACCGGCACACGGGTGAGCTCAGTCGACTCGACCCCCAGCGCGAAACCAACGGCGCCGAGATCGACCCCGGCTACCCCCTGTACGAGCTGACCTCCTCGTCGCTGAACCGCTCCTACCCCACCACCTTTGCGCGCGCTCTCGACGGCACGCAGCCGCGGGCGGTCGCCTACAGCCACGAGCACAACCGTCACCGCGTCGGGACGCCCCTCGTTTACGACCACTTCGGTGTCATCGCCGTTGACTGGGAGGCGAAGGAAGGCCCGGTGGTTTCACTCTCGCTGCACCTCGACACCGGAACCGAGGTCCTGCGTCAGCGCGTGGCACTGGCGGCGTTGAAGCGGTGA
- a CDS encoding glycoside hydrolase family 97 N-terminal domain-containing protein, with amino-acid sequence MCSRTCFARLLLKASAFLVVNVFVGAEPAAWTLASPNGGVSLTITQPESGARLSYRVELGSGAARRVLLPDAPLGLRRADEDFTDGMVAGEAVRRTVKDAYELPRGKQRKVQAHGAEMVLPLVNRNGHRLEIVARAYDDGVAFRYRFPERSDRLVFMLAEETGFQLPAGARAEAS; translated from the coding sequence ATGTGCTCCCGAACATGTTTTGCCCGCCTGTTGCTTAAAGCCAGTGCGTTCCTAGTAGTAAACGTGTTCGTTGGTGCCGAGCCTGCAGCTTGGACCTTGGCCTCGCCCAACGGGGGAGTGTCGCTGACCATCACGCAACCCGAGTCGGGCGCCCGGTTGAGCTACCGCGTCGAGCTGGGCTCTGGCGCCGCCCGCCGCGTTCTGCTGCCAGACGCGCCACTGGGCTTGCGCCGGGCCGATGAGGATTTCACGGACGGGATGGTGGCCGGCGAGGCCGTTCGCCGAACCGTGAAAGACGCCTACGAGTTACCGCGCGGCAAGCAGCGCAAGGTTCAAGCGCACGGTGCGGAGATGGTATTGCCGCTGGTCAACCGCAACGGACACCGCTTGGAGATCGTGGCGCGCGCCTACGACGACGGCGTGGCTTTCCGTTACCGTTTTCCGGAGCGAAGCGACCGTCTCGTGTTCATGCTCGCCGAGGAAACCGGGTTCCAACTCCCGGCCGGCGCGCGCGCGGAGGCTTCGTGA
- a CDS encoding superoxide dismutase family protein, whose product MKNRYRGNFTAAVIAVLALGVLDVSADDKRMGGNQDAVKAAVHAQGQSARELIGQDVVDRAGNKLGEINDIVVNTKSGKAVFATIGTGGVLGIGERVRAVPFSKLSQRADKELQLDVDGSRWTSAPQLKREEISVLNDQRGGEIFNYYEVKWNKDMAGPNTLAYATHLSGKDLMNSGQEVGDVEDVIVNLNNQRASLLIDPNDNFTRTNEKFVVSLNKVSGFGEGRDELMTQLSPDDFIRATPADRDYWDNKQENHVYRWSAYVYPFQAPMADNESTKRDNEKRDNRNSESIHSEAAAMARLSGAKNSNVTGTIQFIPVSEGVRVVAYVRNLSEGEHGFHIHEKGDLSADDLSSAGDHFNPGGHAHGGPKSDKRHAGDLGNLSANSDGIAKLDYVDRTLKLDGNHSIIGKSVIVHESRDDLKSQPSGGSGARIAGGVIERVKR is encoded by the coding sequence ATGAAGAACAGATACAGGGGAAATTTTACGGCTGCAGTCATCGCCGTCCTCGCGTTGGGGGTCTTGGATGTCAGCGCTGACGACAAACGCATGGGCGGAAACCAGGATGCCGTGAAGGCTGCCGTCCACGCGCAGGGCCAAAGCGCCCGTGAACTGATCGGACAGGACGTGGTGGACCGCGCCGGCAACAAACTCGGCGAGATCAACGACATCGTGGTGAATACCAAGTCGGGGAAAGCGGTGTTCGCGACCATCGGCACCGGAGGAGTTCTCGGCATCGGCGAACGCGTCCGGGCAGTTCCCTTCTCTAAGCTGAGCCAGCGCGCCGACAAGGAACTCCAGTTGGATGTCGACGGCAGCAGGTGGACCTCCGCTCCCCAGCTGAAGCGCGAGGAGATCTCGGTGCTGAACGACCAGCGCGGCGGGGAAATCTTCAACTACTACGAGGTGAAGTGGAACAAGGATATGGCCGGTCCGAACACGCTCGCATATGCGACCCACCTTTCCGGAAAAGACCTCATGAACAGCGGCCAGGAAGTCGGCGACGTCGAGGATGTGATCGTGAACCTGAACAACCAGCGCGCCTCCCTGCTCATCGATCCGAACGACAACTTCACCAGGACAAATGAAAAGTTCGTTGTTTCCCTGAACAAGGTGAGCGGCTTCGGCGAAGGGCGCGATGAATTGATGACACAGTTATCACCTGACGACTTTATCCGCGCGACTCCCGCCGATCGTGACTACTGGGACAACAAACAGGAAAACCACGTGTACCGCTGGTCCGCCTATGTGTACCCTTTCCAGGCACCCATGGCCGACAACGAGAGCACGAAGCGCGACAACGAGAAGCGTGACAATCGGAACTCCGAATCGATCCACTCGGAGGCCGCCGCCATGGCCCGTCTCTCCGGAGCGAAAAACTCCAATGTCACCGGGACCATCCAGTTCATTCCCGTGAGCGAGGGTGTTCGCGTCGTCGCATATGTGAGGAACCTCTCCGAAGGCGAACATGGTTTCCATATTCATGAGAAGGGCGACCTTTCCGCGGACGACCTCTCGTCGGCGGGCGACCACTTCAACCCGGGCGGCCATGCGCATGGCGGTCCAAAGTCGGACAAACGGCACGCCGGCGACCTAGGCAACCTGTCAGCCAACTCCGACGGCATCGCCAAGCTGGATTATGTCGATCGCACCTTGAAGCTCGACGGCAACCACTCCATCATCGGCAAGTCCGTGATCGTTCACGAGAGCCGCGACGACCTCAAGAGCCAGCCAAGTGGCGGCTCCGGCGCGCGCATCGCGGGTGGCGTTATCGAGCGCGTGAAGCGCTGA
- a CDS encoding MFS transporter produces the protein MTFLARRLTDDARLIVLASTFGLLFTGAIGPFINYVSDRVWSPFGRRRPFVVVAYACSGIGLCVIPCMDSISTLLLAVACHACVHAFASPMEPLYMELVPRTQQGRAQAIRNAYIQASVLFFFQVCLIQFDDKFHLPPCWPLRDQEITGIQLTFFIGGSIMLLLSLLLACCVRERPPETLATTPFANPSLKTLLKGFPRDVFADWHWWPAYGLYVAPGMTAAVWGNLQPLMMVEQFGLSLTDVAQLGLPASLAGTLVIGPVLGFFADKSDKLPIWKSALGSLALLGIACWAHTAMPANPGEMPSLWTALGLSLPLGLSLLGSVLVVVGCLSRSALRLDSKIAFIVTSLSGQVMLAGLAWLRTQTAPHIGITDWLVYLILSQVFSLTTTVTLIPLLFSRIPSSRFGTVSSGFGLLSALSTYALGNLGGLWVHAWSNWQGAPGAHYTGLWLMQVVIGLVGITLVMRCLASSFMSGR, from the coding sequence GTGACGTTTCTCGCGCGTCGACTTACCGACGATGCACGACTCATCGTGCTCGCCTCGACCTTTGGCCTCTTGTTCACCGGCGCGATAGGCCCATTCATAAATTATGTGAGCGACAGGGTTTGGAGCCCGTTTGGTCGACGCCGCCCGTTCGTTGTCGTTGCGTATGCCTGCAGCGGAATCGGACTCTGTGTCATTCCATGCATGGACTCAATCAGCACGTTGCTCCTTGCTGTCGCATGCCACGCCTGCGTCCATGCGTTCGCTTCACCCATGGAACCCCTGTACATGGAGCTCGTGCCACGAACACAGCAGGGGCGCGCCCAAGCCATACGCAATGCCTACATCCAAGCGAGCGTCCTGTTCTTCTTTCAGGTGTGCCTCATCCAGTTCGATGACAAATTCCACCTCCCGCCGTGCTGGCCCTTGCGGGATCAGGAGATAACGGGCATTCAACTGACCTTCTTCATTGGAGGGTCGATCATGCTCCTGCTCTCCTTGTTGCTCGCCTGCTGCGTGCGCGAGCGCCCACCCGAGACCCTCGCCACGACGCCGTTCGCGAATCCCTCGTTAAAGACACTTTTGAAGGGATTCCCGCGGGACGTTTTCGCTGATTGGCATTGGTGGCCCGCCTACGGGCTTTATGTGGCCCCTGGGATGACCGCCGCTGTGTGGGGAAATCTCCAGCCGCTCATGATGGTGGAACAGTTTGGACTCAGCCTCACGGATGTGGCGCAGCTCGGACTTCCCGCGTCCCTCGCCGGCACTCTCGTGATCGGGCCCGTGCTGGGATTTTTCGCCGATAAGAGCGACAAGCTTCCTATCTGGAAATCCGCCCTCGGTTCACTGGCTCTCCTTGGGATTGCCTGTTGGGCCCATACGGCAATGCCAGCGAACCCGGGGGAAATGCCGTCGTTATGGACCGCGCTGGGCTTATCCCTTCCTCTCGGGCTGAGCTTGCTCGGCTCGGTGCTGGTCGTCGTCGGGTGCCTGAGTCGCAGCGCATTGAGGCTGGATTCGAAGATCGCCTTCATCGTGACCTCGCTCTCGGGTCAAGTGATGCTGGCGGGACTCGCTTGGCTGCGAACGCAGACCGCTCCGCACATTGGCATTACCGATTGGCTCGTTTATCTCATCCTCTCGCAAGTCTTCTCGCTCACGACAACCGTCACCCTGATCCCGCTTCTGTTCAGCCGCATACCGAGTTCGAGATTTGGCACAGTGAGCTCGGGTTTTGGGCTACTAAGCGCGTTGTCCACCTATGCACTGGGAAATCTCGGTGGCCTCTGGGTGCACGCCTGGAGCAATTGGCAAGGCGCACCCGGCGCGCACTACACAGGCCTCTGGCTGATGCAGGTCGTCATTGGTCTCGTTGGGATCACCCTGGTCATGCGCTGTCTCGCCTCTTCCTTCATGTCGGGGCGTTAA
- a CDS encoding entericidin A/B family lipoprotein, translated as MKINLTKLLPVMAALIAAAFFTGCNTMDGAGKDVERAGEKLQDAANK; from the coding sequence ATGAAAATCAACCTCACAAAACTGCTTCCTGTCATGGCCGCCCTCATCGCCGCGGCGTTCTTCACCGGCTGCAACACGATGGACGGCGCCGGCAAGGACGTGGAGCGCGCGGGTGAAAAGCTGCAGGACGCAGCCAACAAGTAA
- a CDS encoding DUF3817 domain-containing protein has translation MNLKSPLGRLRLIANYEGWSYLLLLFVAMPLKYFAGEPGAVRVVGMAHGILFILCVVGALHAHVVYRWTLGRTALILGSTLVPFGTFVVDRKVLARLDP, from the coding sequence ATGAATCTCAAGTCTCCTCTCGGTCGCCTGCGGTTGATCGCGAACTACGAAGGCTGGTCCTACCTCCTACTCCTGTTTGTGGCGATGCCGCTGAAGTATTTCGCGGGCGAACCAGGCGCGGTGCGCGTGGTGGGGATGGCGCACGGAATTCTTTTCATCCTGTGCGTCGTCGGCGCTCTGCATGCGCATGTAGTCTATCGGTGGACACTCGGGCGCACGGCGTTGATTCTCGGCTCCACGCTGGTGCCTTTTGGCACGTTTGTGGTCGACCGAAAGGTGCTGGCGCGGCTCGATCCGTGA
- a CDS encoding SPFH domain-containing protein, with amino-acid sequence MKSEILSSNNERVVRVLNGWVMLPVLLLTLAGDIILFIWSLAGGDYGVVVPTLVASIVLFPVVITLMTGLFSLQPNEARVLVLFGEYKGTVRASGFHWGNPFYSNGSSTMASRVAAVQAAAAAAKGASPAPAVSGSAPGRNKISLRARNLNTERLKVNDKRGNPIEIAAVIVWRVQDTAQAMFDVDDYEHYIRIQSESALRHLASGYSYDHGEENETTLRSGVAEVSQALQVELQARFEKAGVTVEEARLTHLAYAPEIAQSMLRRQQAEAVIAARQKIVQGAVSMVDMALKELAEKHVVVLDDERKAAMVSNLMVVLCGENEVHPIVNAGSLYS; translated from the coding sequence ATGAAATCCGAAATCCTGTCCTCGAACAATGAGCGCGTGGTGCGCGTCCTAAACGGCTGGGTGATGCTCCCGGTGCTGCTGCTCACGCTGGCCGGCGACATTATCCTCTTCATCTGGTCCCTCGCCGGTGGAGACTACGGCGTCGTCGTGCCGACGCTCGTTGCGAGCATCGTGCTGTTCCCCGTGGTCATCACGCTGATGACGGGGCTCTTCTCGCTCCAGCCCAACGAGGCGCGCGTGCTTGTATTGTTTGGTGAATACAAGGGAACGGTGCGCGCGAGCGGGTTCCACTGGGGAAATCCTTTTTACTCCAACGGCAGCAGCACGATGGCTTCGCGAGTGGCGGCGGTGCAGGCCGCAGCGGCCGCCGCAAAGGGTGCGTCACCGGCACCCGCAGTCTCCGGCTCCGCACCGGGGCGCAATAAGATTTCCCTGCGCGCGCGCAACCTCAACACCGAGCGCCTCAAGGTAAATGACAAGCGTGGCAACCCGATCGAGATCGCCGCCGTGATCGTGTGGCGCGTGCAGGACACCGCGCAGGCGATGTTCGACGTGGACGACTACGAGCACTACATCCGCATCCAGAGCGAGTCGGCGCTGCGCCATCTGGCGAGCGGTTATTCCTACGACCACGGCGAGGAAAACGAAACGACACTACGCAGCGGTGTCGCCGAGGTGTCGCAGGCGCTCCAGGTCGAACTACAGGCGCGCTTCGAGAAGGCGGGCGTCACGGTCGAGGAGGCGCGACTGACGCACCTGGCGTACGCCCCCGAGATCGCGCAGTCGATGCTCAGGCGCCAGCAGGCCGAGGCGGTGATCGCCGCGCGGCAAAAGATCGTGCAGGGTGCCGTGAGCATGGTGGACATGGCGCTCAAGGAGCTCGCCGAAAAACACGTCGTCGTGCTGGACGACGAGCGCAAGGCTGCCATGGTCAGCAACCTCATGGTCGTACTCTGCGGTGAAAATGAAGTCCATCCGATCGTCAACGCGGGTTCGCTCTACTCCTAA
- a CDS encoding LacI family DNA-binding transcriptional regulator: MDEIPTLDVIATKSGFSKSTVSLALRKHPRIPETTRKVIERIAAEINYRPDPALARIAANRWRRIPSQSTLAFVTTNHPDGGLLDTETIKGARKRAEIFGYYVEHFRFEDYGSAKRLGAAIYNRGIKGIILGKLCVEGFFEAFPWEKFAAVACDTGFIRPDLPMVMPDHAHAVHRAWAEATAAGYRRIGLVLFGEVNAVDYFDKVSAYLYNQQFSRPGDRLAIHHLNTSDAASLADWVRREKPDAILGFNGFVHYQLTQLGFSIPRDFGFIALMAGETPHQNLTRLRENIELVAKIALDQLDIFLRTNQYGRPKFSTTLMVEFEWIPGATLPGPGPAKDRRQRSRSACH, from the coding sequence ATGGACGAAATCCCAACCTTGGATGTGATTGCCACGAAGTCCGGCTTCAGCAAGAGCACCGTTTCGCTCGCTTTGCGAAAACATCCCCGAATCCCAGAGACAACCCGCAAGGTTATCGAACGAATTGCAGCAGAAATAAACTACCGCCCAGACCCTGCGCTGGCCAGAATTGCCGCAAATCGTTGGCGGAGGATCCCGTCGCAATCAACCCTTGCGTTCGTTACAACGAATCATCCAGACGGAGGTTTGCTTGACACGGAAACGATCAAAGGAGCAAGAAAGCGCGCAGAGATCTTTGGATATTACGTCGAGCATTTTCGCTTTGAGGACTACGGCAGTGCGAAACGACTCGGCGCTGCAATCTACAATCGCGGCATCAAGGGGATTATCCTCGGAAAACTTTGCGTAGAGGGGTTTTTTGAGGCCTTTCCCTGGGAAAAATTCGCCGCAGTCGCGTGTGACACCGGCTTCATTCGCCCTGACCTACCAATGGTGATGCCTGACCATGCGCATGCCGTGCACCGCGCTTGGGCCGAGGCGACCGCCGCGGGTTACCGCAGGATTGGTTTGGTTCTGTTCGGCGAGGTCAACGCTGTGGACTATTTCGACAAAGTGTCAGCGTATCTCTATAACCAGCAGTTCTCTCGTCCCGGTGATAGACTTGCCATCCATCACTTGAATACCTCTGACGCCGCATCGCTTGCGGACTGGGTAAGGCGTGAGAAACCCGATGCAATCTTGGGCTTCAACGGCTTCGTTCACTATCAACTCACACAGCTTGGATTCTCAATTCCGCGCGACTTCGGCTTCATCGCATTAATGGCTGGTGAAACTCCTCATCAGAACCTGACGCGCCTCAGGGAGAACATTGAACTGGTCGCAAAAATTGCACTCGATCAGCTGGATATCTTCCTGCGAACAAATCAGTACGGGCGCCCAAAATTCTCCACGACACTGATGGTCGAATTTGAATGGATACCAGGGGCAACTCTACCTGGCCCAGGGCCTGCCAAAGATCGTCGCCAAAGATCCCGATCCGCATGTCACTAG